The following proteins are co-located in the Primulina tabacum isolate GXHZ01 chromosome 11, ASM2559414v2, whole genome shotgun sequence genome:
- the LOC142519095 gene encoding transcription factor MUTE-like — protein sequence MAHISVERNRRRQMNEHLKVLRSLTPCFYIKRGDQASIIGGVIEFIKELHQVKQSLEAQKKRKRLSPSPGFSPKPLELSPREVPDGDTNFKEFGASCNSPIVDVDAKISGSNVLLRTISRRIPGQVVRIIHVLEYLSFEILQLNISSMEDTVLYSFVIKIGLECQVSVEELTLEVQKSFCPEAAAN from the exons ATGGCTCACATTTCTGTGGAGAGAAATAGAAGGAGACAAATGAATGAACATCTCAAGGTTTTACGTTCCCTGACTCCCTGTTTCTACATCAAAAGG GGTGATCAAGCATCAATTATAGGTGGAGTGATAGAATTTATCAAAGAACTGCACCAAGTTAAACAATCCTTGGAAGctcaaaagaaaagaaaaaggctAAGCCCTAGTCCTGGATTTAGTCCAAAACCTTTGGAGTTGAGTCCTCGTGAAGTACCAGATGGTGACACTAATTTTAAAGAATTCGGGGCTTCTTGCAACTCTCCCATCGTAGATGTTGACGCCAAGATTTCCGGGTCGAACGTGCTCCTTCGGACCATATCCAGGCGGATCCCTGGTCAAGTTGTGAGGATAATCCATGTCTTGGAGTATCTCTCTTTCGAGATCCTTCAATTGAACATCAGTAGCATGGAAGATACTGTCCTATACTCATTTGTCATCAAG ATTGGATTGGAATGCCAAGTGAGTGTAGAGGAACTAACCCTCGAAGTTCAGAAAAGTTTTTGCCCAGAAGCTGCGGCTAATTGA
- the LOC142518580 gene encoding putative aspartic proteinase GIP2 — protein MASFFKFLLIFPLISHIHGAISQKYPTLPKAAVLPLTKDLSTLQYVTELLIGENLAPVKLVVDLGGPFLWIDYQFTSQFSSPGSVKSCSLQCSMVEIRGCSRSGGLRYDASKTCTLPVENSVSKVSTSGEMKEGRVGVKFLDAMEPGSFAYIRRFLFSCAPNLLLEGLASGAKGMLGLGNSRISLPSQFSTTFGFFHRKFSICLSPSNGAIFLGGSPSEIENESTISMMYTPLISKNSNIQDGYYINVSSIKISGEKLSLNPIGYVGRTKISTTTPYTTMESKIYSTFIAAYIKAATSMNLSLVAPVPPFEICFSPNEVGSKTILPNFPAVDLVLQSELVKWRILGRNSMVRVSDEVMCLGFLNGGLNTMDPIVMGGYQLEDYTLEFNLANSMLGFSPPLGMGKKKCSDFDASSMYPMVS, from the coding sequence ATGGctagtttttttaaatttctactAATTTTTCCACTGATTTCTCACATACATGGCGcaatttctcaaaaatatcCCACTTTGCCAAAAGCTGCGGTTCTCCCACTTACCAAAGATCTCTCTACTCTTCAATACGTTACAGAACTCTTGATAGGTGAGAATCTAGCCCCTGTCAAGCTTGTGGTGGATCTTGGAGGACCATTTCTTTGGATTGATTATCAGTTTACCTCTCAATTTTCTTCTCCCGGGTCTGTTAAAAGTTGTTCTCTGCAGTGTTCGATGGTTGAAATTAGGGGTTGTTCTAGGAGTGGTGGGCTGCGGTACGATGCCtccaagacttgtactttaccgGTAGAAAACTCTGTGTCAAAAGTTTCAACATCTGGGGAGATGAAAGAGGGAAGAGTTGGTGTGAAATTCCTGGATGCGATGGAACCAGGTTCATTTGCGTATATTCGACGcttcttgttttcatgtgctccAAACTTGTTGCTtgaaggcttagctagtggtgCCAAAGGTATGCTAGGGCTTGGAAATTCAAGAATTTCTCTCCCGTCACAGTTTTCTACTACTTTCGGCTTCTTTCACAGGAAATTTTCCATCTGTTTGTCCCCATCAAATGGTGCAATTTTCTTGGGTGGGAGTCCGTCTGAAATTGAAAACGAGTCCACGATTTCAATGATGTACACTCCCCTAATTTCCAAGAACAGCAACATACAAGATGGGTACTACATAAATGTGAGCTCCATCAAGATATCTGGCGAGAAATTGTCTCTAAATCCAATAGGGTATGTTGGAAGGACAAAAATAAGCACAACCACTCCTTACACCACGATGGAAAGCAAGATCTACAGCACATTTATTGCTGCTTACATCAAGGCTGCTACTTCCATGAACTTGAGTTTGGTTGCACCTGTGCCACCATTTGAAATTTGCTTTAGTCCAAATGAAGTGGGAAGCAAAACGATTTTGCCAAATTTTCCAGCAGTTGATCTTGTTTTGCAGAGTGAGCTGGTGAAGTGGAGGATTCTTGGGAGGAATTCAATGGTGAGAGTTAGCGACGAGGTAATGTGTTTGGGATTCTTGAATGGAGGACTGAATACAATGGATCCGATTGTCATGGGGGGTTATCAGTTGGAAGATTACACGCTTGAGTTTAATTTGGCGAATTCTATGCTTGGATTTTCTCCACCGTTGGGGATGGGGAAGAAGAAATGCTCCGATTTTGATGCATCTTCCATGTATCCGATGGTTTCTTGA